The Lytechinus variegatus isolate NC3 chromosome 1, Lvar_3.0, whole genome shotgun sequence nucleotide sequence CCTCCAAACAAACACAACCTGTCACAGCCGCAAGCTCCTTTGTCTGCAACAGTCTCTCCACTCGCTCACAGAGGTATTGTACAATGGCAAAATGAAAATAGCATGTGTTGGCTGGATGTATGCATGCTCCTGCTGGTACAGTTCAGAAGTCTTCGGCAATGTCATCAAGCACTTGGCGCAACATCCCCATTGAGGACGCTATGTGATGGTTTTGATTCGGCCCAGGATATGGCTAGGACTGTAATTGAAGCAGCTGAGCAGAATTTGTGTGAACAACCTAACAGCAATAACTCAACATCTGTTGAGCAACCCACAGATACCTCTGATGTAGAACTTTTATCAGCATACCTCGAGAGTGATCTCCATAGGGCAGGAGAGAATGATAAACTGGTTCGTTCAGAGCTCTCAgacaattttctttatttcattgaaGGGAAACTACCAAACGGTAACATGTGTGCCCAATATTCGACTGATAAACTTTTAGATCCTCTTCTTTCAGACAGAGCAACTCTGTCTCCCGATGGCATTGCATTCAAACAAACTTCTCGCCTCCGGGATACCAGTACTGGCAAACTTGCAACTTCTCTTAGGTTACTTAGAACCCTCCGGAACAAACTCTTTGAGATACTGAAGCCCAAACTTGGATGCATAGAAAACAAAGAGGAAAGTCCCATATCTGCCCTTCCAACACTCCTGAGACTTGATGGTGTCACAGAAGAGCACTTCACTTTGCGTTACAGGAAGGAATTCTACTGCTTCTCTTGCGGATTCACAAATGTTACAGTGTAAGTAGTTGATGCTTTGTTGTTACTCTTTTTTCATGTATAATAGTTTGATTTGCAAAATTATAAACACTGTAATATTAGCTGTTATGGTGTGGTGTACAGTCAttcagagggttgtgggttgaAATCCAACTCGTAATATTTATAATTTCTTCCAGCAATAAACCACTCAAtccattttgtattaaaatggaTGGCTGGCACTACGATTTAGTTCTTGAAATGTGTGTACACTGGAATGGTAGCTTGggtaaagccagggtaataatgagGGCTCTGAAGAGTGGATAGAAGCTGTTGATGAAttgcatttttatcaataaagaaaaaaaatttttatacaaaacaaaaagttttttttatacaaaactaaaagatttttttaccttaatctctcttgttcttttattttttacagacaTCGGAATGTCATTGCCTCTGTCACCTCAACTGCCAAAGACTTCAGTATGCAGAATCTCACCATGTATCACCCATGCCCGCAGTGCAAAGCTCCAAATCAGTCAAGTCGCCTCATCTACCATAGGTAcgtattatataaatatatgactGTTCTTGAAGACGACAGTGGACATTATCATTCCTACCTACCCTTCTTGAAGGCCTTGGTCAATAAACCGGCTGGTATGAAAAGCAGCAAGGGTGTGATGATTTTCTCTGTCATCCAAATTCcatatttgtttaatatacTCGTCAGTAATATAAATCACAAAGATCTATCTTACATGGACACCATGTCTGCACTAGAGGGTTACCAACTCGtgatgtgaagaaaaaaaatcagttgaaatgtgaaagaaaattgaattgatgTTTTTGATCCAAGGTCCTTTgtgttatgaataaaaaaaaagatattaaagAAAGGCATTGCTTTAATAGGTATCAGTAGGCAGCCTGCTATGATCTTGGGGATACCTACTTGCAAATATTAGAAATGACTTTTTTATGGAATTATCTGTCATTAACTCAATAGACCTGTgcaactgaattttttttttcttattttagttTTTGATCTGTTAcctggttggtgtttcataaaactgtttgtaaagttacgcacgactggaacctgTTCTAAGTGCTAAATCggttacatagggatatcatcTAGCACAAAAAATGGTCACCAGTgacagtcgtgcgtaaagtcattcgtaacttatggacagctctatgaaacgggcccctgtacttaataataataataatatttgaaatctaTATAGCGCATGATATGCAAAGATGACAAATGTATTGCAGTAATGAAATACGTGTACATGATCATTTATCATATCCATGTATGGCATGCAGTTTACATGAATAATCttataaaaggacaagtccaccccatcaaaaatttgatttgaataaaaaaaatagaaatccaacgagcataacattgaaaatttcatcaaaatcggatataaaataagaaagttatatttcaaagttttgcttaatttcacaaaacagttatgtgtacatcctgtttgatatgcaaatgagactgatgacatcatcctcactatttcttttgtattttattatatgaaataggaaatattcattttctgcTCATTGTCAattgaaacaacgattaattcttccctggatatgtggaattagcatggttcagtcaagttggtcttgtcaaatctataaaaaaatgaaatattgcataattgaaacaataaaaaaccaaaaaaaattagtgagagccatcattgactgtctcatttgggtgtcactgagttgtgcatatcactgttttgagaaaaataagcgaaactttaaaatgtcataactttcttaatttacctcagatttttatgaaattttcagcattatgctcgtttgatttttctctatttattcaaatcaacatttttctggggtggacttgacctttagagCGAGCTTGTACAAGTCTAAATATCTCTACTGCTTTATAACTACTATATGTATATCATTTCCTTTGATTAACAACAGCCTGCCAACCTGCCCGCTGATCCATTTCAGCAATGGACTTAGCAATTCAACAGAGTTACCTTGGCTTCAACCCAACTTCCGACATAATGGACAACAGTACCACTTGAGCTGCATCATTCAGTACATCCGTCATCCGAACCACTTTGTCATCTGGATACGAGACCCCTCCAGTAAGTACAAGTTCTGATATAATGTTTGGAACCATCTTTCTGCACTCTCAAGTTCcctcatgaaaatttcattgatatcTCTTGGGTTTAAAAGTCGGACATGAGAATACTTATCGCAGAAGGGAGGATTCAGATTTGGtctgtctttaaaaaaataaattgcaccAAGGACAAATGATTTGCATGCAGGATTTCTCAATATTTGTGCTTGAATTTATTGGTcttattattatcttatttgACGCAGGCTGCcaaatttgtttacaattttaCCCTGATCCTcaagatttgatttgatttattattttcttctaatCTGCATTCATATCATTCGTTTAATGCATTCTTCATTCTCTAACAAACATAACATTGattactggggggggggggggtggcatgaatcatagaaaagaaatatcattccAAACAACCGATCTACCATATTATAACATTCACAATTTACAAGAAACGGATTGTTATTATAAGATTGGGTTGGAGCTAAGCTTTTGGTTCCATGTtataatattttatgtttttttgtgtgtgtttgcgaCTCATTCACTGCAGAATTGCAGCAAAGAAACTAGAAGTCGCAAATATGATCAATTGGCAGCACCCACGCACCAAGATTATAACTTTGGGGGCCAATGAATTCTGGCAAGAAATTGAGAAATCGTGATCAGAAATGTCCGTCGCTCTACTTGGATGATTATACGCTTGCTATATAGTATCGTGTGAAAGttttgatttagaaaaatagAAGTACGTGTGAGTGGTCGCTTATTCTCATAGGTCTGTgcattctgaagtctggtttaacttaggccatggtctaactctgtactaaaattatgaGAAGCCAAAGCCGTCCAAGTTTTgtaaacatttaatttttcttatgTTCACTGTACTCTTTCAGTAtgcaaaaatggcaaagaaagcTGATTAAGTTATTATTCCTAGACAGATATGAATGATCTGAGTAACAGATGAGCTGATAAATCAAACCTGTATTGTTAGAGATCTGTttcacaattggctttccatagttaaaccacaaccgTAGACCAGGCATATTAAACTTGAGTTCAGAGTACAGACCATTGTCTTTGGTGACGCTGAATTTTCTATGTACGTCTTTATTTCAGCGGTCCACTGGTctggaagaattttcaccagtGAGGGGCAGCATGGATTGGTCACTAGTGGATCGCCCGCTTTGACTTAGCCCAATTCAAATATGTATtatgaaacattaaaaaaagagtcATTTGCTTTTTACATGGTTAGCTAAGGGTTTACATAAACTTATCAGTTTGTCACTTTTCAGTAATATAGTAACTTTCATGTTACTGACTGCTTATGATTTAATGAATTGCTTATATGTTCAAACACATCTAACATTTATCCCCATTTCTGTATTAACAGGAGAGCTATGGATCAAGTGTGATGGCCTCTCCTCACCAGTGTGCCTGTGGGAGTCCCCTGAACTGTCAATCCCTCCATCTGAAATCCATCTGGTTGGTTGGGAGCGACAGAACAGTGAATGCTATTCCTGTGTTGACCTGCAGCAGCAGATGATTAGCATACAGGAGGCAGCTCTAGAGATGGACGATGATCACATGTTTGAGAATACCCATGATACAGAGAGCACTTCTTGCAACGCACCCCTGAGGAAAAGAAGCTGCCCTGCGGCCATTGGACAAAGTGCATCTCTGCTTGCTATGTCTAACAGTACTTCTTCTGTAGAACAAGTGGCGAGGAGGAAGTCAGACTATTCCTACTTGGTTCATAAACGTAGCGAACCACTGCCACCTTCTAGCATTCTATCCATCGGTACTCCGCCCCAATCTCCCGAGTTTCAGTTGCCCCAAGCCAGTTCTTCACAGGAGTCAAAGGACAGTATTTCTTCTGCTGCATTGAAAACTGGCAGACCTGGAGGTCAAGTGTCAAAACAACAGACTTTGTCACTCAGAGATCAACTTAATAATGAGAAGTGGGAGAGAGCAGCTGCATCTCCAAAATCTGATGATCATGGACACACGAGCAATCGAAGGAGTGTTGCCAGCTATCTCCAGAGCAAAGCAAAGTACCAGAAGAAGCCACCTGAGAAAGTTCCTGGTGTGCTCACTGGACTTCTTGGGAATTTCACAAAATCGATCACTCGGCAACGTCAAGATTCCGTCAAAGAATCAAGCAAACCACGGGCGATTTACACTCCAGTTACCAACAATTTCTCTGTGCTTCAAACCTTGCACTCCTTGAACATCAACTCTTCGATACCAAAGAAAGATATCAAAAGTGAAGACTTGGAAGGAAAGCCAGACAAGAAGCCAGGTAGTACAACCCAGCTCGTGACAGAAAAAGGATCCGTGCTTCCCTCTGTTCTTAAAAGGGTTCAAAAGTTGAGGATCCCTCGACAGAAATTCAACTCATTCAGTGCCTTTAAAGAACGGTCTGCCAGCAAGTTTTCAGGCTATTTGAAGCAGAAAGAACCAGCTGCTGATGATGTCCATAGCAATTGCAACACTGAAGGTCATGAAGGTAATGTCAGTCAGATCCAAGAGGATGACTTTCAATCTAGCATCCTGCTAACTCCATCGTCTTCTGTTTCAAGTCCTAGTGCATGCTCTGATGTAAGCCTTCAAAATGAGAACCTTCCAGGGGGACCCTCGGACAATCCTGAAACAGGGAGCCCGAACAATCCAATGAATGCTCTATGCCAGGCTCTGGATGTTGTATCTTGTGATGTCACACAGGCTGTTGCCCCTCAGGTCACcagtgaagatgatgattgttTCCTTCGAGATCTGCTTAGATGATGTTGACATGCTTTGAGTGGATACTTAATTTAGGATCTGTCCATACTTTTATTGCTCTTGGGTTTTTCTGATCATTAGATTTGGTTTATCCATAATTTGTCAATGTAATAGAAAATAAGTAATTCAAGACAAGGTGACCAGATTGTAGTTATGTTGCCAATTTCAATATGAAATgctgttaaaaaaatatgtcccCATCTCAATATTGTATGCCATAGGTTTGGCgaccattgtttatttattttatttaatctcATGAAATTACGCATCATTATGTAAGaccaaataatgttaaaaaatggtctttaatgtccaaatccaatgcaaaatctgTTTTAGGCAAAATTCATAACTGATCATTATTTGTACTTTCACTGATTAAAAACTAAATGATTTCATGTTTATGATCATAAAAATTTCACCaacaatttttatcaaaagaaCATTGGAAgacaaaaaatcaaaaacaCCATAATTCACACaaatttagaaaaaagaaaagaaaagcatttagatttttttgaatagcaattcaagtTCTTTGTTTATTGGCTTAccacaaaataattcataaaataaaacattgatttagTGAAATTTAGCTATGCAGTCCCATAGTTTATGTCATTTTCTATCATTGTGCAGATTTCTGTCACGATCAAGATCTTATTAAAGATTGGAGTATAATGGCTACCCCCCCATACTTtgtaaatgtatgaatttcaaatctacataaatcatgaaattattttaattggatataattaaaagaataattaGGAATGAGGCATTGTCTGTGTTAAGTTTTCTGAATCTGTGTATGCTTGTGAATTTATACGACTTACTGGAAATTTTATTGTGaagatttttgtctcacctgcatagcagagcgagactatatgCACCGCTGATCCAATGGCGGCGGtgttgtcaacattgaaatcttaaccaaggttaagtttttgagatgtcatcataacttaaaaatgaTATGGAGTtatggacatagttcatgaaacttggacataagagcaaccatgtttcctgaacatcctgtgtgtgtcaggtcacatgaccaagatgaaAGGTCTTTTAAGGTccatgaactttggccatgttagaggtatttgttgaattggtgtcataacttagaatgtTTATGgttctagttcatgaaacatagacataggataatcaagtatgaatgattgttttgcacacgttttagatcacatgattatggtcaaaggccattttgggTGACTGGACATAGTATTTgattatcttttcttttgtgaataattattcaatagctgttttcaaagtctgcACTGCTGCTGTATCAActcgcgtaatgcaggtgagactgctagaggcattccacttgtttatcaaACCAATTACTTCGCCGGAAACATCtgataaagaaatgaaagtCATTTAAATAAGGGATGATGTTCTACTAATTTGGGCAGGGATTTGTACACATTTTTGTAGACTAGATGGATATTAGTTTAAATTCAGTTTTTCAGCATGATCTAGACTTTTGAAACCATGTAGGAACTCAATAGTGACAGTTGCCTCATTCTCTTTGATTGtacaatttttatttacatcTGTGCTCTGTCACACAAAGTATAGCAATTGATCTTCATACAATCAATCTGTGTAATTGCTAATTGATTCACACAATTAATCAATGAGCTTTGTGTAACAGTGAGTTGATCAATGTTTTCGGGTGTCAATTAATAAGCCATTTTGTAACTAGCCACTAGAGAaagttttcacaaattttctttttttttcgtaagACATATACACAGTTATcaataaatcattcatttttaacaaATCTGCGATATCTATCTCTTAAAGGATCCACtgcatgaccaagatatgtcaATAACTTAAATTGTCCACTAAAACTAATTGGCTTTCATTTGACCCATTACCAAATTCCAAATATGGTTGAACACAAGCATATTtaaataatatatgaataatcattttcatctcAACAATTTAAAAAGCAATATTCCAGTTTATGCCCAAGGACCTTCATCTGCAAATGTGcaaattgtaattattatctGGGTTATTGTAGGAATGACCCAAATCAACCTTCAATGTCGGTTCCATGTACATCCAAATCCCAAGCCTATACAGTATGTATATCCCAGTTGAATGAGTTACAAATGATACCCAAGCAAGTCACCTCAATTTTATATGTGCAGCTGTTGTAGAAACTAACTAGATCACTTTGAGCACTATGATGGTGGATAATTATGgcacttgtcctttaaatgtagTCTTATAGTGGAGTTCTACAATCTTGGAGATGAACAGAAGTGCTCTCAGGATGTAAAAGTTTATGTTGTGATCGCTTTATATGTATAAATAGTATGTATTTGTATCTtcttattttgctattttttgtatgaaaatcTAACTACTTGGTATGTTCAATAATCAATGTGACCTCAACAGTTTGGTTTCtgtaaaattatgaatttgaaaAGTAAATTTTGAAAACGGAATCTTGCGCAATTTTTGTCATGAATGTTGTGTAATTTGTGAATGTAAGATAAACATTGGTACTTAATTAGCATGCAGAtattagaaatatataattagGTGAAAGAAATTCATTAATAGGCACTGTAACAAAAGCATCAGTGGTATCTTTCagcaaggacccccccccccccccgagtatCTTTTGTAATCCCATTTCAGCCTTCACAAGGCAGTGGAGAAAGTGGTGAAAGATGCTAAACGGGATTCCAGCTCTGAGATACATTTAGACTTAttgttgaaaataatgataaatacatcatttatttcaattcactTGGTCATCAAGCTCTTGATCTCCTTATCACTTAGTCTACTCTAACACCACATGGGCTTAAAGGGAttgtccaggctgaaagtatttctggcttaataaatagagtagaattcactaagcaaaatgcccaaaatttgatctaaatcagataacaaataacaaagttattgaattttaaagtttagcaatattttgtgaagacagttgtcataaatattcattggtgggctgatgatgtcacatccccacttgttcttttttattttatttaatttatttatattgaattaggtttattcatattttttcctccaagaactagaaaaattggattgacaactgatttagtgcattagatatttattgctgcaatttatttcaatgaaGACATCATTcatacaagtatgaaataatgaaaaaattattttatgtaataacataagaaaacaaagtggggatgtgacattatcagcccacctaatgaatattcatgacgactgttttcacaacatgtttctaaactttaaacttcattaactttattattatcctattctaatgaattttttaaatgaaattttgctcagtgaattctactcttatgtattaagatatatattcagcccggaccatccctctAACTTTTTTTGggctattatcatttttgtctaaTCACCTTTTTGTGTGCATACGGTTGGTCTTATACCCACTCTTTTCTAATTCTCAGTTGGTGtaatttccaattcgtccactttctttttttctttttactgtttCAATTGAACTTTGGTTCATTAACAGTTCATTTAACCttatagacatacatgtataagggtTGTTAAACTAACTGGAATTTAgatttagacaaaatggtaaatggCTTTgataaatggcaattggacaaaaTGATTGGTAGAAGGACTGAGTGTAGATGAAGTATTATTAGACCCAAGGGTACCTATCCTGCAGGGGTAGGGGCAGAGGGCAACATGATTTTTCAAGtaataccccccccaaaaaaaaaggaaagaaaagaaaagtggaaggggagaggaagaaagaagaggatgaAAACGTGATTTGGATTGTGTAGTGCTTTACATTACTCTTAtttaattcacaaaaaaaattacaccaCTTTTACATCCTCTTACTCCCACTACACATGTACCCAACATACACtcgcatatatatataaaaaacacacacacaatagaAACCCGTATGCTTCGTCTGTAAATGTCTGAAtacatgaattttaaaaatggcATCAATCTGTTCTAACTGACAAGAGATGTATTACCAAGTTTCCCTTTTGTTTGGCTGTATTATATTTGCTTTTGTACAAATGGCAACTCGCCATTTTTCCTTGAACTAAGAATTTTACTAGAAAATTGTATACTATTCATTACAGATATTCATGAGGGTTGATGGACCAGATTTCAGACACTATTTACCAACCATTTACATATGTATTCTCTCCTCTACATAGCTCCATATAAATCCACGTGGAAACTTTCTTCGGATGTTAGCTTGTGAAAATTCTTTCAACACCTCAATTCcaaatcatattaaaaatttcCATATATGATGGGTCATTTGTAATCTTGTGTTGAATCACACAATCATTTGATTATTCAACCGAATAGAATTACATCGATTTTAAAATACTTCAGCATACAATTATTTCGaaatcttatttctttttttttctttttttaaatgatattttatttcttcctcttaATATGATTTTACGATTTCAAAAGTCACAAAACAAGAGATTCACAAACAAAGTATCGCatatagaaaacaaaacaaataagagcatataaaattcatatcaaaattatctCAAAACAATACAACTACAATTTCTTCAAGACATTAAcacaaaatgtttttatgtcAAATGTTAATATGATTTCACAATTTCAATGTTGATATGATTTCACAATTTCAAAAGTCACAAAACAAGAGATTTACAAACAAAGTACCGCATgtagtaaacaaaacaaataagagCATATAAAATTCATATCGAAATTATCTCAAAACAATGCAACTACAATTTCTTCAAGACATTAACACGAAAATGTTTCTATGTcaaatgttatttctttttatttttttaatgctttttagcctttattcagataacatcacatttatgcatacaaaagtaataaataaaatatacaaagtaaagtgaaatacatgtcgcaatataagaaattaaatatacattatgatgatcatttttaaacaaagattATCACAACCCATAATGCAAAGAAATCCATTATTTTCACATGTATTTTCTGTATAATAATGTGGTAttgtatactaaaaaaaaacaacaaacaaacataaagaCTTTTAAATTCTgagcaaataataaaattgatatatatatataatactttgCTTAATAAAGATGTAAATAAGTTGTCCCAtgataagaaaaggaaaaaaaaaattctatcactgtatttcataataaaatacaaaaaagaatagGTCTCTACGTTTATACTTAAAAAATGTACAACAATCtgaataaagaaattatatattaaGCACACAAAAAcatcaacacacacaaaaaaacaacaaccaaacacacaaaaacaaaacaacaaaacacaACAGAAAACAGTGAAGGGGAAGCAGCCAAACTAAAACccattttctttatctttttaaattGATGGGTAAGGATCAGTGGGAGAAAgagtttaaagaaaacaaggcaaaagcaattttgtgtctcgcccacttatgaaaataaccggAAATATCGTGCTTTGC carries:
- the LOC121419076 gene encoding uncharacterized protein LOC121419076 isoform X3, whose protein sequence is MAPASINGPIAELEKEIEREDIDWCKECMKRDEWNAVSYMQISDELAVLVCNDEQCTSLPTLAPGSHLVVERRAADIIQCRKRKRRATSLQKFDAPNPPNKHNLSQPQAPLSATVSPLAHRGIVQWQNENSMCWLDVCMLLLVQFRSLRQCHQALGATSPLRTLCDGFDSAQDMARTVIEAAEQNLCEQPNSNNSTSVEQPTDTSDVELLSAYLESDLHRAGENDKLVRSELSDNFLYFIEGKLPNGNMCAQYSTDKLLDPLLSDRATLSPDGIAFKQTSRLRDTSTGKLATSLRLLRTLRNKLFEILKPKLGCIENKEESPISALPTLLRLDGVTEEHFTLRYRKEFYCFSCGFTNVTVHRNVIASVTSTAKDFSMQNLTMYHPCPQCKAPNQSSRLIYHSLPTCPLIHFSNGLSNSTELPWLQPNFRHNGQQYHLSCIIQYIRHPNHFVIWIRDPSRELWIKCDGLSSPVCLWESPELSIPPSEIHLVGWERQNSECYSCVDLQQQMISIQEAALEMDDDHMFENTHDTESTSCNAPLRKRSCPAAIGQSASLLAMSNSTSSVEQVARRKSDYSYLVHKRSEPLPPSSILSIGTPPQSPEFQLPQASSSQESKDSISSAALKTGRPGGQVSKQQTLSLRDQLNNEKWERAAASPKSDDHGHTSNRRSVASYLQSKAKYQKKPPEKVPGVLTGLLGNFTKSITRQRQDSVKESSKPRAIYTPVTNNFSVLQTLHSLNINSSIPKKDIKSEDLEGKPDKKPGSTTQLVTEKGSVLPSVLKRVQKLRIPRQKFNSFSAFKERSASKFSGYLKQKEPAADDVHSNCNTEGHEGNVSQIQEDDFQSSILLTPSSSVSSPSACSDVSLQNENLPGGPSDNPETGSPNNPMNALCQALDVVSCDVTQAVAPQVTSEDDDCFLRDLLR
- the LOC121419076 gene encoding uncharacterized protein LOC121419076 isoform X2, with amino-acid sequence MADIKPSLPKAVGKCRRRRGRKKKVTMAPASINGPIAELEKEIEREDIDWCKECMKRDEWNAVSYMQISDELAVLVCNDEQCTSLPTLAPGSHLVVERRAADIIQCRKRKRRATSLQKFDAPNPPNKHNLSQPQAPLSATVSPLAHRGIVQWQNENSMCWLDVCMLLLVQFRSLRQCHQALGATSPLRTLCDGFDSAQDMARTVIEAAEQNLCEQPNSNNSTSVEQPTDTSDVELLSAYLESDLHRAGENDKLVRSELSDNFLYFIEGKLPNGNMCAQYSTDKLLDPLLSDRATLSPDGIAFKQTSRLRDTSTGKLATSLRLLRTLRNKLFEILKPKLGCIENKEESPISALPTLLRLDGVTEEHFTLRYRKEFYCFSCGFTNVTVHRNVIASVTSTAKDFSMQNLTMYHPCPQCKAPNQSSRLIYHSLPTCPLIHFSNGLSNSTELPWLQPNFRHNGQQYHLSCIIQYIRHPNHFVIWIRDPSRELWIKCDGLSSPVCLWESPELSIPPSEIHLVGWERQNSECYSCVDLQQQMISIQEAALEMDDDHMFENTHDTESTSCNAPLRKRSCPAAIGQSASLLAMSNSTSSVEQVARRKSDYSYLVHKRSEPLPPSSILSIGTPPQSPEFQLPQASSSQESKDSISSAALKTGRPGGQVSKQQTLSLRDQLNNEKWERAAASPKSDDHGHTSNRRSVASYLQSKAKYQKKPPEKVPGVLTGLLGNFTKSITRQRQDSVKESSKPRAIYTPVTNNFSVLQTLHSLNINSSIPKKDIKSEDLEGKPDKKPGSTTQLVTEKGSVLPSVLKRVQKLRIPRQKFNSFSAFKERSASKFSGYLKQKEPAADDVHSNCNTEGHEGNVSQIQEDDFQSSILLTPSSSVSSPSACSDVSLQNENLPGGPSDNPETGSPNNPMNALCQALDVVSCDVTQAVAPQVTSEDDDCFLRDLLR
- the LOC121419076 gene encoding uncharacterized protein LOC121419076 isoform X1, producing MADIKPSLPKAVRSKVGKCRRRRGRKKKVTMAPASINGPIAELEKEIEREDIDWCKECMKRDEWNAVSYMQISDELAVLVCNDEQCTSLPTLAPGSHLVVERRAADIIQCRKRKRRATSLQKFDAPNPPNKHNLSQPQAPLSATVSPLAHRGIVQWQNENSMCWLDVCMLLLVQFRSLRQCHQALGATSPLRTLCDGFDSAQDMARTVIEAAEQNLCEQPNSNNSTSVEQPTDTSDVELLSAYLESDLHRAGENDKLVRSELSDNFLYFIEGKLPNGNMCAQYSTDKLLDPLLSDRATLSPDGIAFKQTSRLRDTSTGKLATSLRLLRTLRNKLFEILKPKLGCIENKEESPISALPTLLRLDGVTEEHFTLRYRKEFYCFSCGFTNVTVHRNVIASVTSTAKDFSMQNLTMYHPCPQCKAPNQSSRLIYHSLPTCPLIHFSNGLSNSTELPWLQPNFRHNGQQYHLSCIIQYIRHPNHFVIWIRDPSRELWIKCDGLSSPVCLWESPELSIPPSEIHLVGWERQNSECYSCVDLQQQMISIQEAALEMDDDHMFENTHDTESTSCNAPLRKRSCPAAIGQSASLLAMSNSTSSVEQVARRKSDYSYLVHKRSEPLPPSSILSIGTPPQSPEFQLPQASSSQESKDSISSAALKTGRPGGQVSKQQTLSLRDQLNNEKWERAAASPKSDDHGHTSNRRSVASYLQSKAKYQKKPPEKVPGVLTGLLGNFTKSITRQRQDSVKESSKPRAIYTPVTNNFSVLQTLHSLNINSSIPKKDIKSEDLEGKPDKKPGSTTQLVTEKGSVLPSVLKRVQKLRIPRQKFNSFSAFKERSASKFSGYLKQKEPAADDVHSNCNTEGHEGNVSQIQEDDFQSSILLTPSSSVSSPSACSDVSLQNENLPGGPSDNPETGSPNNPMNALCQALDVVSCDVTQAVAPQVTSEDDDCFLRDLLR